One genomic segment of Pedobacter endophyticus includes these proteins:
- the pdxA gene encoding 4-hydroxythreonine-4-phosphate dehydrogenase PdxA, producing the protein MSNKLKIGISIGDVNGIGLEVIIKTLSHPAILNYCVPIVYGHTKVSSFHRKANGLGDFSFNVINHANQAQFKKANMINCWEEDVKIELGQVTETGGKYALLSLERATADLVNGDIDALVTAPINKHNIQSETFAFPGHTEYLQQKSGSRDVLMFLISEGLRVGVVTGHIPVKDVATSITKEKILGKLKLINESLKKDFWIEKPKIAVLGLNPHASDNGLLGKEEAEIITPAIQEAYNKGIMVFGPYPADGFFGNGSYKQFDAVLAMYHDQGLIPFKTLAFENGVNYTAGLNFVRTSPDHGTGYDIAGKNLADATSFTEALFSAIHIVKNRREQEEMLSNQLRTGGKVVETQFDIKDDAS; encoded by the coding sequence ATGAGCAATAAACTTAAAATTGGCATTAGTATAGGCGACGTAAACGGTATAGGTTTAGAGGTGATTATTAAAACGCTTTCTCACCCTGCTATTTTAAATTACTGTGTTCCGATTGTTTATGGTCATACCAAGGTTTCATCTTTCCACAGGAAAGCTAATGGGCTTGGCGATTTCAGTTTTAATGTAATTAATCATGCCAATCAAGCCCAGTTTAAAAAGGCAAATATGATTAATTGCTGGGAAGAAGATGTAAAAATCGAGCTTGGTCAGGTAACAGAAACCGGCGGTAAATACGCACTGTTATCTTTGGAAAGAGCAACTGCCGACCTGGTAAATGGCGATATTGATGCGCTAGTTACCGCCCCAATAAACAAGCACAACATTCAATCGGAAACTTTTGCTTTTCCCGGGCATACCGAATATTTGCAACAAAAAAGCGGTAGCAGGGATGTGTTGATGTTTTTAATAAGCGAAGGTTTACGTGTGGGGGTAGTTACAGGCCACATACCCGTTAAAGACGTTGCAACGTCGATAACAAAAGAGAAAATTTTGGGCAAGTTAAAGCTGATTAATGAGAGTTTGAAAAAAGACTTCTGGATCGAAAAGCCAAAAATCGCCGTTTTAGGGTTAAATCCGCACGCCAGCGACAATGGTTTGCTCGGCAAAGAAGAGGCTGAAATTATAACGCCGGCTATTCAGGAAGCGTACAACAAAGGAATAATGGTTTTTGGTCCCTACCCCGCCGATGGGTTTTTCGGTAATGGCAGTTACAAACAGTTCGATGCCGTTTTGGCCATGTATCACGATCAGGGCTTAATTCCTTTCAAAACATTGGCTTTTGAAAATGGTGTAAACTACACGGCTGGCCTAAACTTCGTACGCACCTCTCCCGATCATGGAACGGGCTACGACATTGCAGGTAAAAATCTTGCCGATGCGACTTCTTTTACCGAAGCGTTATTTTCTGCCATCCACATTGTTAAAAACCGCCGGGAACAAGAGGAAATGTTGAGTAACCAGTTGCGCACAGGCGGAAAAGTGGTTGAAACACAGTTCGACATTAAAGACGATGCGTCTTAA
- the rsmA gene encoding 16S rRNA (adenine(1518)-N(6)/adenine(1519)-N(6))-dimethyltransferase RsmA, which translates to MSLVKAKKHLGQHFLTDKGIANRIVESLISTDKYNQVLEVGPGMGILSDFLLQRSDLQTYLIDIDTESFHFLNEKYPELGNRLINGDFLKLDFDAIFPDRFAIIGNFPYNISSQILFKILDNRNKVVEMVGMFQKEVAQRCAAPAGNKEYGILSVFLQAYYKIEYLFTVKPGTFNPPPKVHSAVIRLTRNEVETLDCDEKLFWRVVKAGFNQRRKTLRNAVSAVMPKDKMDDHIYFEKRAEQLTVDDFVALTQHVSELMQR; encoded by the coding sequence ATGAGTTTAGTAAAGGCGAAAAAACATTTAGGGCAGCATTTTTTAACTGATAAAGGCATTGCCAACCGCATTGTAGAAAGCTTGATCAGTACCGACAAGTACAATCAGGTTTTAGAAGTAGGGCCTGGAATGGGAATCCTTTCAGATTTTTTGCTTCAACGCAGCGATCTTCAAACTTATCTAATCGATATTGATACCGAATCTTTCCATTTTTTGAATGAAAAATATCCGGAGTTGGGCAACCGCTTAATTAATGGCGATTTTTTGAAGTTAGATTTCGATGCTATTTTTCCCGATCGGTTTGCCATTATTGGTAATTTTCCTTACAACATTTCCTCGCAGATTTTATTCAAGATTTTAGATAATCGCAATAAGGTGGTCGAAATGGTGGGGATGTTTCAAAAAGAAGTGGCCCAGCGTTGTGCAGCACCAGCCGGAAATAAAGAATACGGCATTTTAAGCGTTTTTTTGCAGGCTTACTATAAAATTGAGTATTTGTTTACTGTTAAACCGGGCACTTTCAACCCGCCGCCAAAGGTTCATTCGGCGGTAATTCGCTTAACCAGAAACGAAGTGGAGACGTTAGATTGCGACGAGAAACTGTTTTGGCGTGTAGTGAAGGCCGGTTTTAACCAACGTAGAAAAACGCTGCGCAATGCCGTTTCGGCCGTTATGCCAAAAGATAAAATGGACGATCATATTTATTTTGAAAAGCGTGCCGAGCAATTGACGGTCGACGATTTTGTGGCATTAACGCAGCATGTAAGCGAGCTGATGCAACGATAA
- a CDS encoding four-helix bundle copper-binding protein, with the protein MENRNNNALIQTLLDCALACEYCASSCLQEDDVKMMADCIKLDRDCSDICMLAARLLQRDSNIARQYLLLCEEICRACAAECAKHEHEHCKQCAEACQKCAEACHANHGDIQQD; encoded by the coding sequence ATGGAAAACAGAAATAACAACGCCTTAATTCAAACACTTTTAGATTGCGCACTTGCTTGCGAGTATTGTGCTTCATCGTGCTTACAAGAAGACGATGTGAAAATGATGGCCGATTGTATTAAGCTGGATAGAGATTGTTCAGATATTTGTATGCTGGCTGCGCGATTACTTCAACGCGACTCGAACATCGCACGGCAGTATTTGTTGCTTTGTGAGGAAATTTGCAGGGCCTGCGCTGCAGAATGCGCCAAACACGAGCACGAACATTGTAAACAATGCGCCGAAGCTTGCCAGAAATGCGCCGAAGCTTGCCACGCAAATCATGGAGACATTCAACAAGACTAA
- a CDS encoding trypsin-like peptidase domain-containing protein — protein sequence MKKILGITMVAALIGGAAAIGGYKLFENNQAGNTISDKQNLYFANNPIKVSSAGTADFTQAAAAVAPGVVHIKTTYEAKGGGSRGSSPMDMFEDFFGGGGRQMQRMPRAASGSGVIISEDGYIVTNNHVVENASKVEVVLTDRRKVEAKVIGRDPNTDLALIKVNATGLPVVKMGNSDNVQVGEWVLAIGFPLDLNTTVTAGIVSAKNRSIGIIGQEQQGNQMTEEEYREYQRTGKLPDRPANTSIESFIQTDAAINPGNSGGALINANGELVGINSAIASQSGYNQGYGFAIPVNLARKIVDDFMKYGAVKRGYIGVNFFPLSAEEKPESIKTNEVSGLYVSDVVPGSGGAAAGIKQGDIIKKVDGTVINDSPDLQERVGRLSPGDKVKLSVLRDGAMKDITVTLKGEASIGQTASNNSTKSIEVSKLGATFAPATAAQKSKFGISSGVVVTSVVTGKAFDNIGVEKGLIITKVNGQAVNSVADVQKALPKTRNNMIYMSGVSEQGMFNFSFPAQ from the coding sequence ATGAAAAAAATACTAGGAATTACGATGGTAGCTGCCCTGATAGGCGGAGCAGCGGCAATTGGTGGGTATAAATTATTCGAAAATAACCAGGCGGGTAATACCATATCCGACAAGCAAAATTTATATTTCGCCAACAACCCGATAAAGGTTTCATCTGCAGGCACGGCCGATTTTACACAGGCAGCAGCGGCAGTGGCGCCGGGGGTTGTTCACATTAAAACAACATACGAAGCTAAAGGTGGCGGATCGAGAGGTTCTTCGCCGATGGATATGTTCGAAGATTTTTTTGGCGGCGGTGGTCGCCAGATGCAGCGCATGCCAAGAGCGGCGTCGGGCTCGGGTGTAATTATTAGCGAAGATGGTTACATTGTTACCAATAACCACGTTGTTGAAAACGCCTCTAAAGTTGAAGTGGTTTTAACGGACAGACGTAAAGTGGAAGCTAAAGTAATCGGCCGCGACCCAAATACAGATTTAGCCTTAATTAAGGTAAATGCTACCGGTTTGCCAGTGGTAAAAATGGGAAATTCGGATAATGTACAGGTTGGCGAATGGGTTTTGGCAATCGGTTTCCCGCTTGATTTAAATACTACGGTTACCGCAGGAATTGTAAGTGCTAAAAACCGCAGCATTGGCATTATTGGCCAGGAGCAGCAAGGCAACCAAATGACGGAGGAGGAATACAGAGAGTACCAACGTACAGGAAAACTGCCCGATCGTCCGGCAAATACCAGTATCGAATCTTTCATTCAAACCGATGCTGCAATTAACCCGGGAAACAGCGGTGGCGCATTAATAAATGCCAACGGTGAGTTGGTGGGTATTAACTCGGCCATTGCATCGCAAAGTGGTTATAACCAAGGCTATGGTTTCGCAATCCCTGTTAACTTAGCTCGTAAAATTGTTGATGATTTTATGAAATATGGAGCGGTTAAACGTGGCTATATTGGCGTGAACTTCTTCCCTCTAAGTGCTGAGGAAAAACCAGAAAGCATTAAAACTAATGAAGTTAGCGGATTGTACGTGAGCGATGTAGTTCCGGGTAGCGGCGGCGCAGCAGCAGGAATAAAACAAGGTGATATTATTAAGAAAGTTGATGGAACGGTAATTAACGATTCGCCTGATTTACAGGAACGAGTTGGCCGCTTGAGTCCGGGCGATAAGGTGAAATTGAGCGTTTTAAGAGACGGTGCGATGAAAGATATTACCGTAACCTTGAAAGGCGAAGCAAGTATTGGACAAACAGCAAGCAACAACTCTACAAAAAGCATTGAGGTTTCGAAATTAGGCGCAACATTTGCGCCCGCAACGGCAGCACAAAAATCGAAATTTGGTATTAGCAGCGGTGTAGTGGTTACCTCGGTTGTTACCGGAAAAGCCTTTGATAACATTGGTGTTGAAAAAGGCCTCATTATTACCAAGGTGAACGGCCAGGCGGTAAACTCGGTTGCTGATGTACAAAAAGCATTGCCTAAAACCAGAAACAACATGATTTATATGTCTGGTGTGAGCGAACAAGGAATGTTTAACTTCAGTTTCCCAGCTCAATAA
- a CDS encoding MFS transporter, with translation MNSNKSTRRILPIIVVSQFLCTSLWFAGNAVLPDIIKLFPAEPNLLANLTSMVQFGFISGTLVFAVLAISDLFSPSKVFFTCGLIAAAFNLAVCIPFNDVHMLLLFRFLTGFMLAGIYPVGMKIASDYFKDGLGKSLGFLVGALVFGTAFPHLLKTFTGYFPWQYVIYATSALSFAGAICIRLLVPNGPHRVAGQKFKFNSCLDGFKNVQFRSAAFGYFGHMWELYTFWAFLPSMLLFYNSTHPFAALNIPLFSFLVIASGGLSCMLGGLLSQKYGTKNIAAIALSLSGLCCLLSPIFLFTSSAFFFLAFLFLWGLSGTADSPLFSSLVARHAPEALRGTSLTLVNCIGFAITIVSIQVINLLAKEINSRYIYMILAIGPVFGILALLNKKTDHV, from the coding sequence ATGAACAGCAATAAATCTACCCGCCGCATATTACCAATTATTGTAGTTTCGCAATTCCTTTGCACTTCACTGTGGTTTGCTGGTAACGCGGTGTTACCCGATATTATTAAGCTTTTCCCTGCCGAGCCGAACTTATTGGCCAACCTAACCAGCATGGTTCAGTTCGGGTTTATCAGCGGAACGTTAGTTTTTGCCGTTTTGGCCATTTCCGATCTCTTTTCACCCTCGAAAGTGTTTTTCACCTGTGGGTTAATCGCAGCAGCGTTCAATTTGGCTGTATGCATCCCATTCAATGATGTGCATATGCTGTTGTTGTTCCGCTTTCTTACGGGCTTTATGCTTGCCGGAATCTATCCCGTGGGCATGAAAATTGCTTCTGATTACTTTAAAGATGGATTGGGAAAATCGTTAGGCTTTTTAGTCGGCGCACTCGTTTTTGGAACAGCATTTCCGCATTTGCTCAAAACCTTCACCGGATATTTTCCATGGCAATACGTTATTTATGCCACATCAGCGTTATCATTTGCCGGCGCAATTTGCATCAGGCTCCTTGTTCCAAATGGCCCACATCGGGTAGCCGGGCAAAAATTCAAGTTTAATTCCTGCTTGGATGGATTTAAGAACGTTCAATTTCGATCCGCAGCATTCGGGTACTTTGGCCACATGTGGGAGTTATATACTTTTTGGGCGTTTCTACCGTCTATGCTGCTATTTTACAACAGCACACATCCATTTGCAGCACTAAATATCCCATTGTTTTCATTTTTGGTGATTGCGTCGGGCGGTCTTTCCTGTATGCTCGGCGGATTGCTTTCGCAAAAATATGGCACCAAAAATATTGCTGCCATCGCGCTTTCGTTATCAGGCTTGTGTTGCCTGCTTTCGCCGATCTTCCTCTTTACCAGCTCGGCCTTTTTTTTCCTTGCCTTCTTATTTTTATGGGGATTATCAGGCACAGCAGATTCACCGTTATTTTCATCACTGGTGGCCAGGCACGCACCCGAGGCGTTACGGGGAACATCATTAACGCTGGTTAACTGTATTGGTTTTGCCATTACCATTGTGAGCATCCAGGTAATCAATCTTTTGGCCAAAGAGATTAATTCGCGTTATATTTATATGATTTTGGCTATCGGACCTGTTTTCGGTATTTTAGCCTTATTAAACAAAAAAACTGATCATGTTTAA
- a CDS encoding efflux RND transporter periplasmic adaptor subunit, translating to MRKVTTLFFTVSIGMLLASCGNNDDSKKAAAAAAAGPQPYPVFSVEAQTTALNSDYPATIEGIQNIDIRPKVDGFIQQILVDEGQRVKKGQLLFTIMAPQYEQEVRTAKAAISSAEADVNAAQLQVNKTKPLVEKDIISKYDLDAAQLTLQSRKAALAQARATLVNAQVNLGYTRITSPVDGIVGSIPFRTGSLVSSQSTEPLTTVANTSKVYAYFSLNEKQLLDFSNVYKGNNLAQQMANIPAVSLVLPDGTVYAENGKIESINSQINTTTGSARLRATFPNPIALLKSGGSASVRIPQKVENAILIPQKSTIDLQGKKFVYVLGDSAKVVSTEIQIMDLAKDKFYVVTKGLKAGNKIVLEGFQSLKDGMKIKPQETPADSVYAEIRK from the coding sequence ATGAGAAAAGTAACAACTCTCTTTTTCACCGTGAGCATAGGTATGCTTCTGGCATCCTGCGGAAATAACGATGATTCAAAAAAGGCAGCAGCTGCGGCGGCGGCTGGCCCACAACCTTATCCTGTTTTTTCGGTTGAGGCACAAACAACTGCGCTAAACTCCGATTATCCTGCAACCATTGAAGGGATTCAAAACATTGATATACGCCCAAAGGTTGATGGATTTATTCAGCAGATATTGGTTGATGAAGGTCAGCGGGTAAAAAAAGGACAGTTGCTGTTTACCATCATGGCACCGCAATACGAACAAGAAGTAAGAACGGCAAAAGCAGCCATTAGCAGTGCAGAGGCCGATGTTAACGCCGCTCAGTTACAGGTTAACAAAACCAAGCCCCTTGTAGAAAAAGATATCATTAGTAAATACGATTTAGACGCCGCTCAACTTACACTACAGAGCAGAAAGGCCGCTTTGGCACAAGCCAGAGCAACTTTGGTAAACGCACAGGTAAACCTCGGTTATACCCGCATTACCAGCCCGGTTGATGGAATTGTGGGCAGCATCCCGTTCAGAACAGGAAGTTTGGTAAGCAGCCAGAGCACTGAGCCGTTAACAACCGTCGCAAATACATCAAAAGTTTATGCTTACTTCTCGTTAAACGAAAAGCAACTTTTAGATTTCTCGAACGTTTACAAAGGAAATAACCTGGCTCAGCAAATGGCGAACATCCCGGCGGTAAGTTTGGTGCTTCCTGATGGAACCGTATATGCAGAAAACGGAAAAATCGAATCGATAAACAGCCAGATCAATACCACAACGGGTTCAGCGAGATTAAGGGCTACCTTTCCAAACCCCATTGCCTTGTTAAAATCGGGCGGAAGCGCCTCTGTTAGAATTCCACAGAAGGTTGAAAATGCAATTTTGATTCCGCAGAAATCGACCATCGATTTACAGGGAAAAAAATTCGTTTATGTTCTCGGCGATTCAGCAAAAGTGGTGAGCACCGAAATTCAGATTATGGATTTAGCGAAAGATAAGTTCTATGTAGTAACCAAGGGACTAAAAGCGGGAAATAAAATTGTTTTAGAGGGCTTTCAATCGTTAAAAGATGGCATGAAGATTAAGCCACAGGAAACGCCTGCTGATTCGGTGTACGCTGAAATAAGAAAATAA
- a CDS encoding S41 family peptidase, translating to MAKYIFIILLVIGAKSYGQEQLNIADLDFLYQAIQKTPSYKDQLKNDDSYRRLYQDLRQNLKTDNDFEAYQKLAQLIYPVNDNHLGFYRNADSTYKFQYLKPKIDSAAIESKFKNYPVDSVEGIYTDYKGVNRYVVYKNELNSYYLQNLKFGAVEAILHKSLKNNFDVIRFVRSPGSYVLLRNVKFTNSRLIGLGYQKTAEKNYSVLVESNGNFEYKEVAENIGYLRLGSFSSSPANIKTATDFFNDVKPKILTKNLIVDVRNNGGGGYKTSKQFINFLKGFNGNVYILQNEYTVSNAEQFIIQLRGRKNVKTLGATTKGTITYGSNYGNAVLLPSKRFSFYPTDMNGNKQELHFESLGIEPDILLDPVSADWITQTIKLIK from the coding sequence ATGGCTAAATACATTTTTATCATTTTACTTGTCATTGGTGCTAAATCGTATGGACAGGAACAATTAAATATTGCGGATCTTGATTTTTTATATCAAGCCATACAAAAAACTCCTTCCTATAAAGATCAGCTTAAAAACGACGATTCATATCGCCGGCTGTATCAGGATTTGCGACAAAATTTAAAAACCGACAATGATTTTGAGGCTTACCAGAAATTAGCGCAACTCATTTACCCTGTTAACGATAATCACCTGGGCTTTTATCGAAATGCAGATTCAACCTACAAATTTCAATATCTCAAACCGAAAATTGATTCGGCTGCTATCGAAAGTAAATTCAAGAACTACCCCGTGGATAGCGTTGAAGGGATTTATACCGATTACAAAGGTGTTAACAGGTACGTAGTTTATAAAAACGAGCTAAATAGTTATTACTTACAGAACCTCAAATTTGGTGCTGTTGAAGCCATTTTGCATAAAAGTTTGAAAAATAATTTTGATGTGATCCGGTTTGTAAGATCGCCGGGGTCTTATGTGCTTTTAAGAAACGTAAAGTTTACCAATAGTCGATTAATTGGATTGGGTTACCAGAAAACGGCTGAAAAAAATTATTCCGTTTTAGTCGAAAGCAATGGGAATTTCGAATACAAAGAAGTAGCCGAAAACATAGGTTATTTGAGATTAGGTAGTTTTTCTTCGTCGCCTGCAAATATCAAAACGGCTACTGATTTTTTCAACGATGTGAAGCCAAAAATACTGACCAAAAATTTGATTGTCGATGTGCGCAATAATGGCGGAGGAGGCTACAAAACATCAAAGCAATTTATCAACTTTTTGAAAGGCTTTAACGGTAACGTTTATATTTTGCAAAACGAATATACAGTTAGTAATGCCGAGCAATTTATTATTCAGTTAAGGGGGCGCAAAAATGTTAAAACACTTGGGGCAACTACGAAAGGGACAATTACCTACGGTAGTAACTATGGCAACGCCGTCTTGCTTCCGAGTAAGCGCTTTAGTTTTTACCCAACTGATATGAATGGAAATAAGCAAGAACTGCACTTCGAAAGCCTTGGAATTGAGCCTGATATTTTGCTGGATCCTGTTTCGGCCGATTGGATTACCCAAACAATAAAACTGATTAAATGA
- the dapF gene encoding diaminopimelate epimerase codes for MNIKFFKYQGAGNDFILIDHTSGPLQDIDNKVVERLCDRRFGIGADGLMFLTRHESYDFEMHYYNADGNLGSMCGNGGRCIVAFAKQLGIIKEKANFLAVDGPHYARISENGEWVDLQMINVEEISMDGTAYVLNTGSPHYVAQQDDLKNFDVFSAGKSIRYNNTYQAAGINVNFVQDMGSHLFVRTYERGVEDETYACGTGVTAVAMAMAKHKQQTGHIKTEIKVLGGDIKIEFDYDGKRFTNVFLCGPAKLVFEGQVESL; via the coding sequence ATGAACATCAAATTCTTTAAATACCAGGGTGCCGGAAACGATTTTATTCTGATCGATCATACCTCAGGTCCGCTGCAGGATATTGACAATAAAGTCGTTGAACGCCTTTGTGATCGGCGTTTTGGCATCGGTGCAGACGGATTGATGTTCCTTACCCGACACGAAAGCTACGACTTCGAGATGCATTATTACAATGCCGATGGCAACCTGGGCAGCATGTGCGGAAACGGCGGTCGTTGCATAGTCGCTTTTGCTAAACAACTCGGCATTATCAAAGAAAAAGCGAACTTTTTGGCAGTGGACGGACCGCATTATGCCAGAATTTCAGAAAATGGCGAATGGGTTGATCTGCAAATGATAAATGTTGAGGAAATTTCGATGGATGGAACAGCCTACGTGCTGAACACGGGCTCTCCACATTACGTTGCTCAGCAAGACGATTTGAAAAACTTCGACGTTTTCAGTGCCGGCAAAAGCATCCGCTATAACAACACCTACCAAGCAGCAGGCATAAACGTAAACTTTGTACAGGATATGGGCAGCCATTTGTTTGTTCGCACGTATGAGCGTGGCGTTGAAGATGAAACCTATGCATGCGGAACAGGGGTAACCGCCGTGGCAATGGCAATGGCGAAGCATAAACAACAAACAGGACACATCAAAACGGAAATCAAAGTGTTGGGCGGCGATATTAAAATTGAGTTCGATTACGATGGTAAGCGCTTTACCAATGTGTTTTTATGCGGCCCCGCCAAGTTGGTCTTCGAGGGGCAGGTTGAAAGCCTTTAG